One Sporomusaceae bacterium FL31 DNA window includes the following coding sequences:
- the aroF gene encoding 3-deoxy-7-phosphoheptulonate synthase, with protein sequence MNTVNIGSITVGGKQPLALIAGPCVIEGYERSLKIGKAIKAIADRLGVPYIFKASFDKANRSSYASFRGPGLEDGLAILKQIKQELGVPVVSDIHDVSQVEPAAEVLDILQIPAFLSRQTDLVYKAALTGKAVNVKKGQFLAPNDMKNVVTKMREAGNENILLTERGASFGYNNLVVDMRALAIMRSFGYPVVFDATHSVQLPGGAGTSSTGQREFVSYLTRAAVAVGIDALFMEVHDNPPEALCDGPNMLYIDQLEDLLKDVLAIDNVIRRHK encoded by the coding sequence ATGAATACAGTCAATATTGGTTCAATTACAGTAGGTGGTAAACAGCCGCTAGCACTTATTGCTGGTCCATGCGTTATTGAAGGGTATGAACGATCCCTGAAAATTGGTAAAGCCATTAAAGCGATTGCCGATCGTCTGGGTGTACCTTATATATTTAAAGCTTCCTTTGATAAAGCTAATCGGTCCTCCTATGCGTCTTTTCGAGGCCCAGGTTTAGAAGATGGCTTAGCCATCTTAAAGCAAATAAAGCAGGAACTTGGCGTACCTGTGGTTAGTGATATTCACGATGTGTCTCAAGTTGAACCTGCGGCAGAAGTGCTGGATATTTTGCAAATCCCAGCCTTTTTATCTCGTCAAACTGACCTTGTATACAAGGCAGCCTTGACCGGAAAAGCGGTTAATGTTAAAAAAGGCCAGTTTTTGGCTCCGAATGATATGAAAAATGTTGTTACAAAAATGCGTGAAGCAGGTAATGAAAACATTCTTCTTACTGAACGTGGAGCAAGCTTTGGTTATAATAATCTAGTTGTAGATATGCGTGCATTGGCTATTATGCGTTCATTTGGCTACCCTGTGGTATTTGACGCTACTCACAGTGTTCAACTGCCTGGTGGTGCTGGTACTAGTTCAACCGGTCAACGCGAATTTGTGAGCTATTTAACCCGCGCTGCGGTAGCGGTAGGTATTGATGCATTATTTATGGAAGTTCATGATAATCCACCAGAAGCACTTTGTGATGGTCCAAATATGCTTTATATCGATCAACTGGAAGACCTGCTCAAAGATGTTCTAGCCATCGACAATGTAATCCGCCGCCATAAATAA
- a CDS encoding phosphatidylinositol mannoside acyltransferase, with the protein MQYKILKIISYIVCRMPYSLVLTLGAAFGRLYYRVAARQRLRAIAQMQESLHISAEQADRIAVDLFKHLGQTFLEVMYMPALTPEKIKRHMTVENMHYLQDALAEGHGVVLLTAHIGNWEWLGAKLAMEGLPVTTVIKRQPNDQHTQILNEYREMVGIEVFARGTTELVGAAKALKKGKILAFLADQDAGPNGLFINFLGKMAATPLGPAVFAKRFNSPVVPVFIVRNPTGGHKVLVNKPLYYENTGNEAADLYSITEQMTKVIEDTIKEYPTEWLWFQKRWNTSFEEFTSVSGEQQAAVAAQRGQ; encoded by the coding sequence GTGCAGTATAAAATACTCAAAATAATTAGCTATATCGTATGTCGAATGCCCTATAGTCTGGTTTTGACACTGGGAGCAGCTTTTGGCAGGCTCTATTACCGTGTTGCCGCCCGTCAGCGCCTGCGGGCTATTGCTCAAATGCAGGAGAGTTTGCATATCTCTGCCGAGCAGGCTGACCGTATTGCAGTTGATTTATTTAAGCATCTTGGCCAGACTTTTTTAGAAGTCATGTATATGCCTGCTTTGACTCCGGAAAAAATTAAGCGTCATATGACTGTTGAGAATATGCACTATTTACAGGATGCTTTAGCGGAAGGTCACGGTGTAGTGCTGCTGACTGCTCATATCGGCAATTGGGAGTGGCTTGGAGCTAAACTGGCGATGGAAGGGCTTCCTGTAACTACGGTGATCAAACGACAGCCTAATGATCAGCATACTCAGATTTTAAATGAATATCGTGAAATGGTCGGAATTGAGGTTTTTGCTCGCGGTACTACCGAACTTGTTGGTGCTGCCAAGGCCCTGAAAAAAGGAAAAATTCTTGCTTTTTTGGCCGATCAGGATGCAGGACCTAATGGCCTGTTTATTAACTTCCTAGGGAAGATGGCCGCGACACCGCTTGGGCCAGCCGTATTTGCAAAACGCTTTAACTCCCCAGTTGTACCAGTATTTATTGTTCGCAATCCAACTGGCGGACACAAAGTACTTGTCAATAAACCGTTATATTACGAAAATACTGGCAATGAAGCTGCCGACTTATATTCGATTACTGAGCAAATGACGAAAGTCATTGAGGATACAATAAAGGAATACCCTACTGAATGGCTATGGTTTCAAAAACGCTGGAACACCAGCTTTGAGGAATTTACCTCGGTTTCGGGTGAGCAACAAGCTGCTGTTGCTGCACAGAGAGGACAGTGA
- the lptD_3 gene encoding LPS-assembly protein LptD — MKLSRIILVLALTLGMVTQIYAAQNNPFELAADVIEYDSASGVMTGQGSVKLTQANAVMTGSNVQYNTKTKEAHVTGGVKLVQDNAVMTAEELLSYDNNHIIATGGVELVQGQNTLTGPQLDYYADKAYAVINQSAQLTMPDGVMTANKIEAYLNDNQVTGTGNVHLVSETRQLDATSEQAHYYGAKGETGKVILSGNARAVQEGNVLTGNKLTLYLEDKAVNAQGRTKLVIQPQ; from the coding sequence TTGAAACTTAGCAGAATAATATTGGTACTAGCTCTAACGTTAGGTATGGTTACACAAATCTATGCTGCGCAAAACAACCCTTTTGAATTGGCTGCAGACGTGATCGAATACGATTCAGCAAGTGGAGTTATGACAGGCCAGGGATCAGTAAAATTGACACAGGCCAATGCTGTCATGACGGGTTCAAATGTACAGTACAATACCAAGACAAAAGAAGCCCATGTGACCGGCGGTGTTAAATTAGTTCAGGACAATGCGGTCATGACTGCTGAGGAGCTTCTATCTTATGATAATAATCACATCATCGCTACTGGTGGTGTCGAACTAGTTCAAGGTCAAAATACGCTTACGGGTCCGCAACTGGATTATTATGCCGATAAGGCTTATGCCGTTATTAATCAGAGCGCCCAGCTAACCATGCCGGATGGCGTCATGACTGCTAATAAAATTGAAGCTTATTTAAATGATAATCAAGTCACAGGAACAGGCAATGTCCATCTTGTCAGCGAAACTCGTCAATTGGATGCCACATCCGAGCAAGCTCATTATTATGGTGCCAAAGGTGAAACCGGTAAAGTTATTCTAAGTGGTAATGCAAGGGCTGTCCAAGAGGGGAATGTCCTAACAGGCAATAAATTAACCCTTTATCTTGAAGATAAAGCAGTAAATGCTCAAGGACGGACCAAATTAGTTATCCAACCGCAGTAA
- the lptC gene encoding lipopolysaccharide export system protein LptC, with amino-acid sequence MNKRSYMFIAAILIFFVSGAYYFLKEENPAPAPAEVVNNDQPRSISYSGNSIIEEKDGKRLWELGAETIEVDPNTKQAIMKNLKGVFYQDNGGKLEIVALQAVYDTKTRDIVMNGQVKAVSADGATFTAETARWAGENRRIYGSGGVTVTRDDTVIIGDRVESDANMQKVKVEGNARIRKGGSAN; translated from the coding sequence ATGAACAAAAGAAGCTATATGTTTATTGCTGCTATTCTCATCTTTTTCGTGTCAGGAGCTTATTACTTCTTGAAGGAAGAAAACCCGGCACCAGCACCTGCTGAAGTAGTCAATAACGATCAGCCTAGAAGTATTTCTTATTCCGGCAACTCTATCATTGAGGAAAAGGATGGCAAGCGGCTATGGGAATTAGGTGCTGAGACTATTGAAGTAGATCCTAACACCAAGCAAGCCATCATGAAAAATCTTAAAGGGGTTTTTTATCAGGATAATGGAGGTAAGTTGGAGATCGTAGCACTTCAGGCAGTTTATGATACCAAAACCCGTGATATTGTGATGAATGGGCAAGTAAAAGCCGTATCAGCTGATGGCGCAACGTTTACCGCTGAAACTGCCCGTTGGGCTGGTGAAAACCGCCGCATTTATGGTTCGGGCGGGGTGACTGTGACTAGAGACGATACCGTTATTATCGGGGATCGTGTTGAGAGTGATGCGAATATGCAAAAAGTAAAAGTTGAGGGTAACGCCAGGATTCGCAAAGGAGGCTCTGCCAATTGA
- a CDS encoding multidrug ABC transporter ATP-binding protein, whose amino-acid sequence MNTYKRLMYYVRPYLPRLTVAVLCIIAAASANLYVPWVIKEVIDKVLAEKDMIMLNTIAFGIVVVYLLRGVFFYGQTYLMSYIGQRVIIDIRQAIYGHLQRLSLSYYEKRQTGTIMSYITNDVAALQGALVESIIELVTELSVLLGSVGMMFYLHWKLSALTLITTPLVAYTMNIFGKKLRSTSTVMQERAADITSVLQETISAVRVVKSFVREDYEVERFGKENFSNFRAQMKNAQLMATLTPVIEFLAAIGVTVIIWYGGWEVINGNLTAGALIAFLVYAVNLSNPIKRLSRVYANIQRALAAAERVFVVLDTEPEIQDIPGAVELPSIHGEVAFDDITFEYKPGEPVLSHVSLTAKPGQMVAIVGPSGAGKTTIANLIPRFYEPTQGHISIDGIDIKTVTLDSLRKQIGIVPQETVLFNGTVYENILYGDLDATHDEVIAAAQAANAHKFIMAMPEGYETQIGERGSKLSGGQRQRIAIARAILKNPRVLILDEATSALDTESEKLVQEALDKLMISRTSFVIAHRLSTVLRADLILVMERGKIVERGTHTELLAMGGLYSKLHEVQFSKKE is encoded by the coding sequence ATGAACACCTATAAACGATTAATGTATTATGTCCGGCCCTATTTGCCGCGGTTGACGGTTGCTGTATTGTGCATTATTGCCGCTGCTAGTGCCAATCTATATGTACCATGGGTAATTAAAGAAGTCATTGATAAAGTATTGGCCGAAAAAGATATGATCATGCTGAATACCATCGCATTTGGCATTGTCGTGGTTTACTTACTGCGTGGTGTCTTCTTTTATGGACAAACCTATCTGATGTCTTATATTGGTCAGCGCGTCATTATTGATATTCGCCAAGCGATCTATGGACACTTACAGCGATTGTCGTTGTCTTATTATGAGAAAAGGCAAACAGGGACTATTATGAGTTATATTACCAATGATGTCGCAGCCTTGCAGGGAGCTTTGGTTGAAAGTATTATTGAACTAGTCACTGAACTATCCGTTTTACTTGGATCAGTGGGAATGATGTTCTATCTGCATTGGAAGCTTTCCGCATTAACACTGATAACGACACCATTAGTGGCCTATACCATGAATATATTTGGCAAGAAACTCCGCAGTACCAGTACTGTTATGCAGGAACGAGCTGCCGATATTACTTCGGTCTTACAGGAAACTATTTCTGCAGTTCGTGTCGTCAAATCTTTTGTCCGGGAAGATTACGAAGTTGAACGTTTTGGTAAAGAAAATTTTTCGAACTTTCGAGCCCAGATGAAGAATGCTCAGCTTATGGCAACTTTAACTCCTGTTATTGAGTTTCTTGCAGCAATTGGGGTTACGGTTATTATTTGGTATGGTGGCTGGGAAGTTATCAATGGGAACCTAACAGCTGGTGCATTAATCGCATTTTTAGTTTATGCAGTGAATTTATCAAATCCTATCAAGCGCCTCAGTCGTGTCTATGCTAATATTCAGCGCGCCTTAGCAGCAGCTGAACGGGTATTTGTGGTGTTGGATACCGAACCGGAAATTCAAGATATTCCTGGTGCGGTTGAACTGCCATCCATACACGGTGAAGTGGCATTTGATGACATTACTTTTGAGTACAAGCCCGGTGAGCCAGTGTTAAGTCATGTTTCACTGACTGCTAAGCCTGGCCAAATGGTTGCGATCGTAGGGCCAAGTGGTGCTGGTAAGACTACAATCGCCAACTTGATTCCCCGCTTCTATGAACCTACGCAAGGGCATATCAGCATTGATGGGATCGATATTAAGACAGTAACATTGGATTCTTTGCGAAAACAAATCGGTATTGTTCCACAAGAGACTGTTCTATTTAATGGTACAGTTTATGAGAATATATTATATGGTGATCTTGATGCCACTCATGATGAGGTCATTGCTGCTGCGCAAGCTGCCAATGCCCATAAATTCATCATGGCCATGCCTGAGGGGTATGAAACCCAAATTGGCGAACGGGGCTCAAAGTTATCCGGAGGTCAGCGTCAGCGCATCGCGATTGCGCGGGCTATTTTGAAAAACCCTAGGGTGCTCATTTTAGATGAAGCCACCTCGGCGTTAGATACTGAAAGTGAGAAACTGGTACAGGAAGCATTGGATAAACTAATGATTAGCCGGACCTCGTTTGTGATTGCTCATCGTTTGTCAACAGTGCTCAGGGCTGATTTAATCCTAGTGATGGAACGAGGCAAAATCGTCGAGCGAGGAACACATACCGAACTTTTAGCTATGGGTGGTCTGTACAGTAAACTCCATGAGGTGCAATTTAGTAAAAAGGAATGA
- the lpxK gene encoding tetraacyldisaccharide 4'-kinase — translation MRQREAFQTYLYKTVHGETKGILAAILLGLLRVFSLIYGFGVSIKLGLYRSGLLKQHKLDCRVISLGNITVGGTGKTPTAQRLAALIRDMGYRVVILNRGYRAGWKGQIGVVSDGNKIYMSVTEAGDEAYLLAKNLPGVPVVIGRDRSITGEYAVKKLGAQVVILDDGYQHWKLARDLDIVLIDSLNVFGNNFLLPRGTLREPLAHLDRAHACLLTKVDQSTTDARDVIREAITRYNEQALIVESIHNPKCFIEIADWYKGIRSQSIELDNLKGEQVTAFSAIGNPTSFEQTITDVGAILAESVRFPDHHDYTMAEMQTVMQKAVDKGARALITTEKDAVKIPAEFIHSERPLPVYVLGIEVRFLEGHDAFMELIKKTME, via the coding sequence ATGCGCCAAAGAGAAGCGTTTCAAACGTATTTATATAAAACAGTACATGGTGAAACAAAAGGAATTCTTGCAGCAATTTTACTGGGCTTACTACGGGTTTTTTCATTGATTTATGGATTTGGTGTATCAATCAAGCTGGGTTTGTATCGATCCGGGCTATTAAAACAACATAAACTGGATTGCCGGGTCATTAGCCTTGGAAATATTACCGTTGGTGGAACCGGAAAAACTCCAACTGCTCAACGACTAGCAGCACTGATCCGTGATATGGGCTATCGGGTTGTTATTTTAAATCGCGGCTATCGAGCTGGCTGGAAAGGCCAAATTGGCGTAGTATCAGATGGCAACAAAATCTATATGTCGGTTACCGAAGCAGGTGATGAAGCCTATCTTTTGGCTAAAAATTTGCCTGGGGTACCGGTTGTGATCGGTCGGGACCGCTCGATCACTGGTGAATATGCAGTGAAAAAACTGGGGGCTCAAGTCGTCATATTAGATGATGGCTATCAACATTGGAAATTAGCCCGGGATTTAGATATTGTCTTAATTGATTCACTTAACGTCTTTGGTAATAATTTCTTGCTGCCACGAGGAACTTTGCGTGAACCGCTTGCTCATCTTGATCGAGCACACGCCTGTTTGTTAACAAAAGTGGATCAGTCCACAACTGATGCACGTGACGTGATCAGAGAGGCCATTACTCGCTATAATGAGCAGGCTCTAATTGTTGAAAGTATCCATAATCCGAAGTGTTTTATAGAAATCGCTGACTGGTACAAAGGAATTCGCAGTCAAAGTATTGAGTTGGACAATCTTAAGGGCGAACAGGTGACTGCTTTCTCAGCAATTGGTAATCCGACGTCATTTGAACAGACTATTACTGATGTTGGGGCAATATTGGCAGAAAGTGTACGTTTTCCTGATCATCATGATTATACAATGGCTGAGATGCAGACAGTAATGCAGAAGGCTGTTGATAAAGGAGCCCGAGCTTTAATTACTACCGAGAAAGATGCTGTTAAAATTCCAGCCGAGTTTATTCACTCTGAGCGTCCGCTGCCAGTCTACGTCCTTGGCATTGAAGTGCGATTCCTAGAAGGGCATGATGCATTTATGGAACTGATTAAAAAAACGATGGAATAA
- a CDS encoding haloacid dehalogenase: MDIKTRACKIKLMIFDVDGVLTNGQIIFGRDGEAMKKFHAQDGLGISVAHKAGLKTAIITGRESDMVRLRGAELKIADVYQGAMSKVAALTELASKYSLDLAEICYVGDDLIDLPVMVQVGLACAVANAVPEVKANAHYTAIQCGGNGAVREIIELVLKAQDKWTGIIAAYTQAIPIETKQ, translated from the coding sequence ATGGATATTAAGACCCGTGCTTGCAAAATCAAACTCATGATTTTTGACGTTGACGGTGTTCTTACCAATGGTCAGATTATTTTTGGCCGTGACGGCGAAGCCATGAAAAAGTTTCATGCGCAAGACGGCTTAGGTATTTCTGTAGCCCATAAAGCTGGGTTAAAAACAGCTATTATCACAGGACGTGAAAGTGACATGGTTCGGTTACGTGGTGCTGAACTGAAAATAGCGGATGTCTATCAAGGAGCTATGAGCAAAGTTGCTGCATTAACCGAACTAGCTAGTAAGTATAGCTTGGATTTAGCTGAAATCTGCTATGTAGGCGATGACCTCATCGATTTGCCTGTGATGGTACAGGTAGGTTTGGCTTGTGCAGTAGCCAATGCTGTTCCAGAAGTCAAAGCCAACGCCCATTATACAGCCATTCAATGTGGCGGAAACGGTGCAGTCCGGGAAATCATTGAATTGGTGTTAAAAGCCCAGGATAAATGGACTGGCATCATTGCTGCTTACACGCAAGCAATTCCTATAGAGACAAAACAATAA
- a CDS encoding isomerase produces MIIEQARQVLAIEAAAIEALIPRINGQFTSAVTMILACKGRVIVTGMGKSGLVGKKIAATLASTGTPSFFLHPAEGIHGDLGMVTADDIVLALSNSGETGEIISIIPAIKRIGAPIIAMCGREQSTLAQTAEVFLDVSVCQEACPLGLAPTASTTATLAMGDALAVALLAERKFTPEDFALFHPGGSLGRKLLLTVENIMHSGEDNPIVSLDKTVKEALFIMTAKGLGVTSVVDDDQRLVGIVTDGDIRRGLEQGHDFLDKPVTDLMTKTPRTITSDKLAAQALNIMEKNKPRPITVLPVVDAEQRAIGIIHLTDLLRQGVV; encoded by the coding sequence ATGATTATTGAACAAGCACGGCAGGTTTTGGCTATTGAAGCAGCAGCAATTGAAGCGTTAATTCCCCGCATAAACGGTCAATTTACCTCAGCTGTTACGATGATATTAGCTTGTAAGGGCCGAGTTATTGTGACCGGTATGGGAAAATCCGGTTTAGTTGGCAAGAAAATTGCTGCCACGTTGGCAAGTACAGGAACTCCTTCGTTTTTTTTGCATCCAGCTGAAGGTATTCACGGTGATTTAGGTATGGTTACTGCCGATGATATCGTTTTGGCATTATCCAACAGCGGGGAGACCGGAGAAATCATTAGCATTATTCCAGCGATAAAAAGAATTGGAGCACCAATTATTGCAATGTGCGGGCGAGAACAATCTACTTTAGCGCAAACAGCTGAGGTCTTTTTGGATGTCAGTGTTTGCCAGGAAGCTTGTCCGCTGGGGTTGGCACCAACCGCCAGTACTACAGCTACCTTAGCGATGGGGGACGCTTTAGCAGTAGCACTTTTGGCAGAACGCAAGTTTACGCCTGAAGATTTTGCTCTATTTCACCCTGGTGGCTCGTTAGGTCGTAAACTATTGTTGACTGTGGAAAATATTATGCATAGTGGTGAAGATAATCCTATTGTTTCCCTAGACAAAACAGTTAAAGAAGCGTTGTTCATTATGACCGCTAAAGGTCTTGGCGTTACCTCGGTTGTCGACGATGACCAGCGATTAGTGGGGATTGTTACTGATGGTGACATTCGCAGAGGCTTGGAACAGGGGCATGATTTTCTCGATAAACCGGTCACTGATTTGATGACCAAAACACCACGAACCATTACTTCAGATAAACTAGCCGCTCAGGCTTTAAACATTATGGAGAAAAATAAACCCCGTCCGATTACAGTATTGCCGGTAGTTGACGCAGAGCAGCGTGCAATTGGCATTATTCACCTTACTGACTTATTGCGTCAAGGAGTGGTATAA
- the livF gene encoding ABC transporter ATP-binding protein, translating to MFIETNNLIKTYKGRNVVNGVSLRVDRGQIVGLLGPNGAGKTTTFYMIVGLERPNSGTVCIGGEDITNMPMYQRSRFGIGYLPQEASVFRKLTVEDNLMAILETTKLSLAERKEKAASLLAEFNIGHVSQRKGSELSGGERRRVEIARCLATDPYFILLDEPFAGVDPIAVADIQSIIAYLRDRGIGVLITDHNVRETLSIVDRAYILSEGQILIQGDSNTIASSEIARKFYLGENFSL from the coding sequence ATGTTCATAGAAACAAACAATTTAATAAAAACTTATAAAGGTCGGAATGTAGTCAATGGAGTGAGCTTGCGGGTCGACCGGGGACAAATCGTTGGCCTGCTTGGTCCAAATGGAGCTGGGAAAACGACTACCTTTTATATGATTGTTGGGCTGGAGCGGCCTAACTCGGGAACTGTGTGTATCGGTGGTGAAGACATCACCAATATGCCAATGTATCAGCGTTCGCGATTTGGGATTGGCTATTTACCACAAGAAGCTTCCGTTTTCCGGAAGCTTACTGTTGAAGATAACCTCATGGCAATTTTAGAGACAACCAAGCTCAGTCTTGCTGAACGTAAGGAAAAAGCAGCTAGCTTACTGGCAGAATTCAACATTGGTCACGTCAGTCAACGTAAAGGTTCAGAACTGTCTGGCGGAGAACGGCGTCGGGTGGAAATAGCGCGGTGTTTAGCTACAGATCCCTATTTTATTTTGCTGGACGAGCCTTTTGCTGGTGTTGATCCTATTGCTGTTGCGGATATTCAGTCAATTATTGCCTACCTGCGTGATCGGGGAATCGGCGTACTCATTACCGATCATAATGTCCGTGAGACACTCAGTATCGTTGACAGAGCCTATATTTTAAGCGAAGGTCAAATCCTTATTCAAGGTGATAGCAATACCATCGCCTCTAGCGAAATCGCCCGCAAATTTTATCTGGGCGAAAACTTCAGTCTGTAA
- a CDS encoding 3-deoxy-manno-octulosonate cytidylyltransferase gives MNILCVIPARYSSTRLPGKPLADIAGKPMIQHVYERAALAKRPTTVLVATDHELVYQAVHSFGGTVMMTSPDHPTGTDRLAEVAESFSLADIIINVQGDEPLIDPQVIDELAAAFEHDPGLAMATLMTEMADHEMNNPNAVKVITDLHGYALYFSRSLIPYPRVAEVGLPVHKHLGIYAYRRDFLLKYAKLAPTPLERTESLEQLRALEHGYKIKVIKTNFQSIGVDTIEDLERVNQLLTKKCD, from the coding sequence ATGAATATATTGTGCGTTATACCGGCGCGCTATTCTTCTACTCGGCTGCCAGGCAAGCCGCTTGCTGATATTGCTGGTAAGCCTATGATTCAGCACGTATATGAGCGGGCTGCATTGGCTAAAAGGCCGACGACGGTATTAGTTGCTACCGATCATGAGTTGGTTTATCAGGCCGTGCATTCTTTCGGTGGCACAGTAATGATGACATCACCAGATCATCCTACTGGTACCGATCGCTTGGCAGAAGTAGCTGAAAGCTTTTCTCTTGCTGATATCATTATCAATGTTCAGGGGGATGAACCACTGATTGATCCTCAGGTAATTGATGAATTGGCGGCCGCTTTTGAACATGATCCAGGCTTAGCCATGGCAACGCTGATGACTGAAATGGCAGATCACGAAATGAATAACCCTAATGCAGTAAAGGTTATTACCGACCTTCATGGGTATGCCCTCTATTTTTCACGTTCGCTTATTCCCTACCCACGGGTTGCCGAAGTTGGATTACCTGTACACAAACATTTGGGGATTTATGCTTATCGCCGTGATTTTCTACTTAAATATGCTAAATTAGCGCCAACCCCCTTAGAGCGTACCGAATCCCTTGAACAACTGCGTGCCCTAGAGCATGGCTATAAAATTAAAGTTATTAAAACTAATTTTCAATCCATCGGAGTTGACACCATCGAAGACCTGGAACGGGTTAATCAATTGCTAACGAAGAAGTGTGATTAA
- the waaA gene encoding 3-deoxy-D-manno-octulosonic acid transferase, which translates to MQYIYNIVALLLVVLALPVFVFRMFHESGFKERLRQSFGFLPKEALAPVAQKDCIWLHAASVGEIVAASPIVKEFRRELPEYPILVSVVTASGYTMAKRIIKDADSIIYFPLDLPLLSASVVKKIMPRVFLPVETELWPNFLKAARQYNIPVMMVNGRISDKSVKRYRYLRGVLTDMIGTVVKFCMQSSIDAQYIIKLGADPQRVIVTGNTKFDQTYTDVNESEKQRLLQEMGLKQDQPILLAGSTHNGEEEVLFEAFKIVRTQFSTVRLVLAPRDIMRTDEIIQIAASYDLLAKRRTLLQHQAGDDHQVVILDTIGELGKVYSIGDIIFVGGSLVPRGGHNILEPAAHGKPIIIGPHMYNFKDTYALFSARNACLTVKDAEELAQNTVAILNNYSLRQAMADETLAIIKENRGAAHASALHLKNLLAQCQTKYVRRRNE; encoded by the coding sequence ATGCAATATATTTATAATATAGTAGCGTTACTACTTGTCGTGCTGGCATTACCGGTATTTGTTTTCCGTATGTTTCACGAATCAGGATTTAAAGAACGGCTGCGCCAAAGTTTTGGTTTTCTTCCTAAAGAAGCGTTAGCACCTGTAGCTCAAAAAGATTGTATTTGGCTGCATGCTGCTTCAGTGGGTGAGATTGTGGCTGCAAGCCCTATCGTCAAAGAATTTCGCCGTGAGCTACCGGAATATCCTATTCTTGTGTCAGTGGTTACTGCTAGTGGCTACACGATGGCAAAGCGAATTATTAAAGATGCGGATAGCATCATCTATTTCCCCCTGGATTTACCTTTGCTCAGTGCTAGTGTTGTGAAAAAAATTATGCCACGAGTATTTTTGCCAGTAGAAACTGAGTTATGGCCTAATTTTTTAAAAGCGGCTCGTCAGTATAACATTCCTGTTATGATGGTAAATGGGCGAATAAGTGACAAAAGCGTCAAACGCTATCGTTATTTACGTGGCGTGCTTACCGATATGATCGGTACGGTTGTGAAGTTTTGTATGCAGTCAAGTATTGATGCTCAGTATATCATCAAACTCGGAGCCGATCCTCAGCGTGTCATTGTTACCGGAAATACTAAATTTGATCAAACTTATACTGATGTTAATGAATCAGAGAAACAACGACTGTTGCAGGAGATGGGATTAAAGCAAGATCAGCCAATCTTATTGGCGGGCAGTACGCATAACGGTGAAGAGGAAGTTCTGTTTGAAGCTTTCAAAATAGTAAGAACCCAATTTTCTACAGTTCGCTTAGTATTGGCTCCCCGTGACATCATGCGTACTGATGAAATTATTCAAATTGCTGCAAGTTATGATTTATTGGCGAAGCGTCGCACACTATTGCAGCATCAGGCAGGGGATGACCATCAAGTTGTGATCCTTGATACAATTGGCGAATTAGGGAAGGTTTATAGCATTGGGGATATCATTTTTGTCGGCGGGAGTCTTGTACCCCGAGGCGGACATAATATTTTAGAACCTGCTGCTCATGGCAAGCCCATTATTATCGGGCCACATATGTATAACTTTAAAGATACCTACGCATTATTTTCTGCCAGAAATGCCTGCCTTACTGTTAAAGATGCTGAGGAGTTAGCACAAAATACAGTGGCTATTTTAAATAATTATTCATTGCGGCAAGCTATGGCGGATGAGACTCTTGCCATTATAAAAGAAAATCGTGGTGCAGCTCATGCGAGTGCGCTGCATTTAAAAAATCTTCTTGCTCAGTGTCAGACCAAATATGTTAGAAGGCGGAACGAATAA